In one Lycium barbarum isolate Lr01 chromosome 7, ASM1917538v2, whole genome shotgun sequence genomic region, the following are encoded:
- the LOC132603081 gene encoding metallocarboxypeptidase inhibitor-like produces the protein MAEKGFSHTLAIIFTALLVVIAAHSFCSAKIHVMAQEDVLPIAKKLFQDDPTCGKPCNTMDDCSNGWFCQACWNFRKTCGPFVGDAIAMGM, from the exons ATGGCTGAAAAGGGTTTTTCACATACACTTGCTATCATTTTCACCGCTCTCCTTGTGGTTATTGCTG CTCATTCATTCTGCTCCGCGAAAATTCATGTGATGGCCCAAGAAGATGTACTACCAATTGCAAAAAAACTATTTCAAGATGATCCAACTTGTGGGAAACCTTGTAATACGATGGATGATTGCTCTAATGGTTGGTTCTGTCAGGCCTGTTGGAATTTTAGAAAGACCTGTGGGCCATTTGTTGGGGATGCCATAGCCATGGGCATGTAA